From Priestia aryabhattai, one genomic window encodes:
- the topA gene encoding type I DNA topoisomerase, which translates to MSDYLVIVESPAKAKTIERYLGKKYKVKASMGHVRDLPKSQMGIDIEQDYNPKYITIRGKGPVLKELKTAAKKAKKIYLAADPDREGEAIAWHLAHSLDVDIASDCRVVFNEITKEAIKESFKHPRAINMDLVDAQQARRILDRLVGYNISPLLWKKVKKGLSAGRVQSIAVRLIIDREKEIAKFIPEEYWTVKATFQKGNDQFEGQLIEYQGKKVELSNENDVTNIVKQLDGNEFSISKVTKRERKRNAAPSFTTSSLQQEAARKLNFRAKKTMMIAQQLYEGIDLGKEGTVGLITYMRTDSTRISETAQTEARDYITNAYGNQFVATEKRKEKKNSNAQDAHEAIRPTSALRKPGEVKEFLSRDQYRLYKLVWERFVASQMAPAIMDTMAVDLKNGDVTFRANGSKVKFPGFMKVYVEGNDDQVEEKENLLPDLEEGEVAYSKDIDEKQHFTQPPPRYTEARLVKTLEELGIGRPSTYAPTLDTIQKRGYVALDNKRFVPTELGEIVLELVLEFFPEILDVEFTAKMENDLDEVEDGNVQWVRVIDEFYSDFEKRLEHAEKEMREVEIKDEPAGEDCEECGSPMVYKMGRYGKFMACSNFPDCRNTKPIVKEIGVKCPKCEEGNIVERKSKKKRTFYGCDRFPGCDFVSWDKPIARKCPKCENLLVEKKQKKGTQVVCTSCDYKEEAQQ; encoded by the coding sequence ATGTCTGACTACCTAGTAATTGTAGAATCGCCTGCAAAGGCTAAAACAATTGAACGTTATTTAGGAAAGAAATATAAAGTAAAAGCATCAATGGGACATGTTCGCGATCTACCTAAAAGTCAAATGGGAATTGATATTGAACAGGATTACAATCCGAAATATATTACAATTCGCGGGAAAGGCCCAGTTTTAAAAGAACTAAAAACAGCGGCTAAAAAAGCAAAAAAGATTTACCTAGCAGCCGATCCAGACCGTGAAGGAGAAGCGATTGCATGGCACTTAGCACACAGTTTGGATGTAGATATTGCATCGGATTGTCGCGTAGTATTTAACGAGATTACAAAAGAAGCGATTAAAGAATCTTTTAAACATCCACGAGCAATTAATATGGATTTAGTAGATGCTCAACAAGCCCGCCGTATTCTTGACAGGCTGGTTGGCTACAACATCAGTCCATTGCTGTGGAAAAAAGTGAAAAAAGGATTAAGTGCCGGAAGGGTTCAATCAATTGCAGTGCGGTTAATTATTGATCGTGAAAAAGAAATTGCAAAGTTTATCCCAGAAGAATACTGGACGGTAAAAGCTACTTTTCAAAAAGGGAACGACCAATTTGAAGGCCAGTTAATCGAATATCAAGGAAAAAAAGTAGAGCTATCGAATGAAAATGATGTAACCAACATTGTTAAGCAATTAGATGGTAATGAATTTTCAATTTCTAAAGTAACAAAACGTGAGCGAAAGCGTAATGCAGCTCCTTCTTTTACCACGTCTTCATTGCAACAAGAGGCAGCGCGGAAACTGAACTTCCGAGCGAAAAAAACAATGATGATTGCACAGCAGTTGTATGAAGGAATTGATTTAGGAAAAGAAGGTACAGTAGGTCTTATCACGTATATGCGTACCGATTCTACTCGTATTTCAGAAACAGCTCAAACAGAAGCTAGAGATTACATTACTAACGCATACGGAAATCAGTTTGTAGCAACGGAAAAGCGTAAAGAAAAGAAAAACTCGAACGCGCAAGATGCCCACGAAGCGATTCGTCCAACCTCAGCTCTTCGTAAACCAGGAGAGGTAAAAGAGTTTCTATCGCGTGATCAGTATCGACTGTATAAGTTAGTATGGGAGCGCTTCGTTGCTAGTCAAATGGCACCTGCTATTATGGATACAATGGCTGTAGATTTAAAAAATGGAGACGTAACATTTAGAGCGAACGGCTCAAAAGTTAAATTTCCAGGCTTTATGAAAGTGTATGTTGAAGGCAATGATGATCAAGTGGAGGAAAAAGAAAATCTTCTTCCAGACTTAGAAGAAGGAGAAGTAGCTTATTCTAAGGACATCGATGAAAAGCAGCACTTCACACAGCCGCCGCCAAGATACACAGAAGCTCGTTTAGTCAAGACATTAGAAGAGCTAGGCATTGGCCGACCGTCTACATATGCTCCAACACTTGACACCATTCAAAAGCGCGGATACGTAGCGCTCGATAACAAGCGTTTTGTACCAACAGAACTTGGAGAAATTGTACTAGAGCTTGTATTGGAGTTTTTTCCGGAAATTTTAGATGTAGAGTTTACAGCTAAAATGGAAAATGATTTGGATGAAGTGGAAGATGGTAATGTTCAATGGGTGCGTGTTATTGACGAATTTTACAGTGACTTTGAAAAACGCTTAGAACATGCTGAAAAAGAAATGCGCGAAGTGGAGATTAAAGATGAACCTGCCGGAGAAGATTGTGAAGAATGCGGTTCACCTATGGTATACAAAATGGGCCGCTACGGAAAATTTATGGCATGCTCTAATTTCCCTGACTGTCGCAACACGAAGCCAATTGTAAAAGAAATTGGTGTAAAGTGTCCGAAATGTGAAGAAGGAAATATCGTTGAGCGAAAATCGAAGAAAAAGCGTACATTTTATGGCTGTGATCGATTCCCGGGCTGTGACTTTGTATCTTGGGATAAGCCGATTGCAAGAAAATGTCCGAAATGTGAAAATCTGCTTGTGGAGAAAAAACAGAAAAAAGGAACTCAAGTCGTCTGCACAAGTTGTGATTATAAAGAGGAAGCTCAGCAGTAA
- the dprA gene encoding DNA-processing protein DprA, translated as MSGLREKLIHLAHCPSVNWKQIFTLLQQNSSLQNLYEYSPSQLQKLLTLSIERANQIKKDLQTIPIRDILDKYDAENIQCVTVLDDEYPELLRHIYDPPWVLFARGNVSLLHAPASLSVVGTRNPTSYGTAALTHIVKPMLHEEFVVVSGLALGIDQAAHELAIAEKAKTIAVLGGGFYNIYPRGNQYLAREIAQHHLLLSEYAPFMKPTKWFFPRRNRIISGLTGGTLVVQAKERSGSFITADQALQQGREVFAIPGSIFEETSCGTNKLIQLGAKLVQSAADITDEMMYIR; from the coding sequence ATGTCTGGTTTACGGGAAAAATTAATTCATTTAGCACATTGTCCATCTGTTAATTGGAAACAAATTTTTACGCTACTTCAACAGAATTCTTCATTACAAAATCTCTACGAGTACTCTCCATCACAGCTTCAAAAACTATTGACTCTCTCGATTGAACGTGCTAATCAAATAAAAAAAGATTTGCAAACTATTCCAATACGAGATATTCTAGATAAATATGACGCTGAGAATATTCAATGTGTCACCGTCCTAGATGATGAATATCCTGAACTTTTGCGCCATATTTATGATCCGCCTTGGGTGTTATTTGCAAGAGGAAACGTGTCTCTTCTACATGCTCCGGCAAGCTTAAGCGTTGTAGGAACAAGGAATCCTACTTCATATGGAACTGCAGCTCTAACTCATATTGTTAAGCCGATGCTGCATGAAGAATTTGTCGTTGTAAGTGGACTAGCCTTAGGCATTGACCAGGCTGCTCATGAACTCGCTATCGCTGAAAAAGCTAAAACGATTGCAGTTTTAGGCGGAGGGTTTTATAATATTTACCCAAGAGGAAACCAATATTTAGCAAGAGAAATTGCGCAGCATCATTTGCTGCTTTCTGAATATGCCCCGTTTATGAAGCCGACGAAATGGTTTTTCCCTCGCAGAAACAGAATCATTAGCGGATTAACAGGAGGCACTTTGGTGGTGCAAGCAAAAGAAAGAAGTGGATCTTTTATTACCGCCGACCAGGCGCTTCAGCAAGGAAGAGAAGTATTTGCCATACCGGGTTCTATTTTTGAAGAAACATCATGTGGAACGAATAAGTTAATCCAATTAGGGGCAAAACTTGTGCAAAGCGCTGCTGATATTACAGATGAAATGATGTATATAAGATGA
- the sucD gene encoding succinate--CoA ligase subunit alpha, whose protein sequence is MSVFINQDTKVIVQGITGGVGLFHTQQMLEYGTKIVGGVTPGKGGLEVEGVPVFNTVAEAKEKTGATASVVYVPPAFAADSIIEAVDADLDLVICITEGIPVLDMVKVKRYMEGKRTRLVGPNCPGVITPEECKIGIMPGYIHKKGHVGVVSRSGTLTYEAVHQLSEAGIGQSTAVGIGGDPVNGTNFIDVLKAFNEDEDTYAVIMIGEIGGTAEEEAAEWVKANMTKPVVGFIGGQTAPPGKRMGHAGAIISGGKGTASEKIKTMNECGIQVAETPSVMGETLIKVLKEQGIYEQCKTH, encoded by the coding sequence ATGAGCGTATTTATTAATCAAGATACAAAAGTAATTGTACAAGGAATTACAGGCGGAGTTGGCCTTTTTCATACACAACAAATGTTAGAATATGGAACAAAAATTGTTGGTGGCGTAACGCCGGGTAAAGGCGGCTTAGAAGTAGAAGGTGTTCCGGTATTTAATACGGTTGCCGAGGCAAAAGAAAAAACAGGCGCAACAGCCTCTGTTGTATATGTTCCGCCAGCATTCGCAGCTGACTCCATTATTGAAGCAGTTGACGCAGATTTAGATTTAGTTATTTGTATTACGGAAGGTATTCCAGTATTAGATATGGTAAAAGTAAAGCGTTATATGGAAGGAAAACGTACGCGCCTTGTAGGACCTAACTGCCCAGGTGTTATTACACCGGAAGAATGTAAAATTGGAATTATGCCAGGATACATTCACAAAAAAGGTCATGTAGGTGTAGTTTCGCGTTCTGGTACATTAACATATGAAGCTGTTCATCAACTTTCTGAGGCTGGTATTGGTCAATCAACTGCTGTTGGTATCGGCGGAGACCCAGTGAATGGCACGAACTTTATCGATGTACTAAAAGCATTTAATGAAGATGAAGATACGTATGCAGTAATTATGATTGGGGAAATTGGCGGTACGGCAGAAGAAGAGGCGGCAGAATGGGTAAAAGCAAATATGACAAAACCTGTTGTCGGCTTCATTGGCGGTCAAACAGCACCTCCAGGAAAACGTATGGGCCATGCTGGTGCTATTATTTCAGGTGGTAAAGGGACAGCGTCTGAAAAAATTAAAACAATGAATGAGTGCGGTATCCAGGTAGCTGAAACACCATCTGTTATGGGAGAAACACTTATTAAAGTGTTAAAAGAACAAGGCATTTACGAGCAGTGTAAGACTCATTAA